The genome window aaaatgttTGCATTTATTCTGGTGACTTTTTCTTCAcgaataaaaagagaaaaaaaaaagaaaacatggaAGTTTCAAGTTTCGACCATCCTTTTTATGGTGCATATCAAGGTTAAGtgaaaaatcgaggagaatagaatattattaaaatgcCCCTGTACCTtgacatttttgcaatttagccaggtaagttcgtatggttaaatttaatatttttattaattggtggttggtattatatatatattctattgttggaaatgaattattttttgaattataatattgaattggatATTCGGTTTGAATTGAACGtgagatttgagtacattcaTGTTTTGGTGTATGACGGGGAtttggagtggagatggtattggagggagatatcggtatattacccaagtaaatcggGGTTAAGCATTTGTTGCAAACTATTGCgttttactttttgtttgaAGTGATTTGGGTGgatcagctcttacgagcttctgttcagctctcacgagcttctgttGGCGTGTTCTGGTGGACCAGCTCTATGAACTTCTGTTAATGATGTATTCTTATCCGTAAGTCATTTTTCGAATGGAAAATCTCGATAAGGTAAtctgtttaatgaattttgaaaggtttgttatttattgaatattgatctaaacataaatgaattcaatagttgAGATTGTGGATGATGCTTAAGTTTATGCTAAGCTTATGATTacattatatcatgtttaatattaatgatatataatgaagtggtaaatgacaaaaaataggaatatgcttatgttcatgaaaagttGGTATGATTCAAAAGgtgaattttcttataaaatggtttatcatgtgatttGACTCCAAATGAGTTGAATACTTAAATGCACTAatttgtgtattgatgatggtgATTAGGCTTATGTCAAGCTTGAGATCATGATTGATGTTTGTGCTTATATCTggtattatacaaatgaaacgggtaagaaaaagtaatgaaacggtaagttcattattgaaatgtgatatgtcGAAGAAGggattgatgaattgaatgatgtacttatatatgagaaattacGTATGTTATGGATGAACTTACCTATAATGTGAATAAATATACTAATCAGTGagttgatgttgttatttaagtttatgcttactaaattgaatggaaagtaagtgaATGAAGTAATTCACAGTTctatgaaaaggttaatgatggtgtataatgtttataaaatcctattaagttaggaatgaaatatatatatgtttttgatatACTTACTCATttttgagttgatggttatgtaGTTGACAAATCTTGAAGCATTGGTATATTTAATCTATAAAGTTCATTGGtaaaatgaaatgttatgtttaaagtttatacgagcttactaagcattaattgcttacgtagtttttcccttactttacagattatcgaaagctcgatcaagctggaagcttgtcggagctatatcacattatccatcggttctatcggtactttcggatgttttgatttttggttataatggcatgtataggtattttggttaattttagtcTATGTGTTTGAATGTTGAAATGACCATTTGACTTGGTTGGGTTTTTGGTATCTTGATAATATAATGGCAAAGTTTGGCATTTATGTGAGTATCCTTATTATGGTTAATGTTTGGCTTGTTTGTTTGAATGATAGAAGATGAAATGATAGTTTAGTATGTATATGGTATATGTGCTTTCTGGTATATGCTATAACTTGGTGTGATTTGGTACTATGCTATAATAagtgtatatgtatttgatgctATTGAATAAGTGGTAcaattggtaccaaatggtaagttttggtaaatgatttacatgttgtgtattaatgcaattatatataaaagttggTTGATTACTTGGTTACATGGATTACATGGttaaacatgtttatatttgtcatttgaggtgcctaaggtcATATTGATTGTATGTGATTATAATACATGTTTAAAgcttgattttatttgttttggatgccataatatggcttgTTTATATGCACAATGTTAACTGTAGGTACATGCCTTGtcgggtgagaaaaatggcttgtaaaatagcctattttcgtccacacggacgtatgtctcagccgtgtgacacACGGTCAAGTGAAATGGCCGTATGTCCCTTGTAGCTTGTAAAGGTTTGTAAGTCAATATgtttacacggcctagcacatgggcgtgtgacccaagtcagtatactCACACAGGCtgagacacagccgtgtgtccctattttgaatgcctacacggcctaagacacgggtgtgtctcttggtcgtgtgagtcacacagcctaaccacacggccgtgtgacccctgtagttttgaaaattttaagtgtttttgaaaaattctctaagttcctgatttagtcctgatttatttctaatgtgtattttgggcctcgagggctcgtataagggacaatatgaatgattttgataggtttttgatatgaatgttatatgatatgaaatgtttgcattttttgtttgtttgatttgtaaacttcggtaatactccgtaaccttGTTCTGACGATAGACTTGGGTTAGGGGTTTTATAGTGTAGTTTTGGCATGGATCCAAATGTCGGGTCTACTGGGTTTTATGTACAAGAAGAGAATTTTAGAAACTGTGGGAGAATTGGTGGGCAAAGTGGCCAAACTTGAATTCAACACTGATAGTAGAACCAAAGGTTGATTTGCTAGAATGGTCGTTTTTGTATATCTTGACAGACTATTGGTGTCCCAAGTATTGGTGAATTCAGAGCTAGTACGGGTGGAGTATGAAGCCTTGCCAACCATATGCTTTTCATGTAGAAAGTATGGTCACCTGAAAGAAATATGCCCTTCGCTGGAGGCAGAGACAGGCCTTGAGATTGGGAAAAAGAGTGATAACCCAGAGCCATCAAATTCGATGATCGACAGTGAGAAACCTACGTTAGGACCATGAATGGTGGTGGAGCGAAAAACAAGGTAGGGACAGAGAAACCAGCATAATCAGGGGGGCGGGGCACCAAAAAAGGTAACTTTGGGGTCAAGATTTTTAGCCTTAAATATATTGGAAAATCTGGAAACAAGTGAAGGGGACTGAAATATAAGGAGCTCCGGCGATTTTGCTGCAAAATTAAAaggtaaggaaattttaaatGCGCGTTTTATAGGGAAAGAAAAGGTAGAGTTAAAGACAAGAGATGCTGGACTGTTGGTGCACCTAGTTGAATGCGTTGGTAGCGAAACAAAATAGCCTAGTCTTAAGCCTGATGGGTTGGGTGATAGAATTAATGGGAGTCTTGGCCATAACTTAAATGGAGGAGGCCCTAgctactttaaaaataaaacaagccATGGGTCAGGAAAATCAGGCGTGGGGGACTAAAAGAGCTGGGTAGAATGCGAGTGAGATGGATTTGGGCTTATAGCCAATCGGACAATTAACTAAAGGCTTAGGCAAAAAGTAGACTAAGATAGGCGGGCTAGGAGAAATTGGGTCTGGATTGGACCTATctatttctctcaattttgaaGCTACACCTTGCGCTGCTTCAGTGGGTCGAGAGCAGGATGAAAGTTCTATTCCAGGTAcgtctttttttatttgtaataaaGTTTCGACTAAAACCCCTCTTGCttaggaaattttaaatattgatacaGATTCTTTGGAAGCTGTGGGAAGTAACTTAGTGCACAATAACCCTGTGTTTGATGGGCATAATGAATCAAAGGTAAGTTTAGATGTTAATTTGTTTGATCCGAAGTGTCACTTGGCTGTGGTTTTCAGTAATAAAAATGACCTGGACCCCTTTAAAGGCAAAAATAAAGGTTGTGCGGGTGGtagtaaaaaatcaaatattgttTCAAAATGTGGTGGTATGGAAAATAAAAGTGGGAGCAGCAAAGTTGGATTTTGCTCAAACGTACCATCCAAGAAAAGGGAGGTcgttttgaaaattcaaaaaattcgcGAATTCCTTTATCGGAGGCCATGAATTCTATAGAAATTCTTATTAATTCGAAATTTGTTATCGAAGATGCTATTGATCTTTGAAATTTTGAGGGGCACAACGATAATGATGGGTCCACTACAACACATTAAGGTTGTTTCCTTACTTTTTgtctatatttttatgaattataatattttttgttagaaCTGTCAGGGGTGTGCTAGCTTAAAGTTTCATCGTGTTTTTCAAGAGTATAGTAGGAAACATAAGCCGAATTTAATTGGCCGGTTGGAAAAACGGGTAAGCGGTTTCAAAGCGGACTTAGAGTCTGTTTgtttgccagtaaaatgttttatGGAAAacgatttctggaaaatgatttacttttctgaaaaatgatttactggaaatattttttggtgtttggatgaatctgtgtaaaataaatttttttgtttggcagatatcctgaaaatatttttcgaaaaagttgtttttacatatattaatatacatattaataaattttatattttagattgttttacatatattgctatgatttatttataaataaataaatcaaatcaaatatataataatactcaattattaagtcGTAATATTAAccgtcataaattgaaaacaaccaaagttaaataaattgtttgtaattgtgttaaaataataataaacaaggattgaataattataaattagcttccaaaccacaattaatactagaaaataataatattatccaaatgcataattagtagtacaccacatagtaacaacattgtccaagtgcataacTAATATTACACTACATAAAAGTACCAATATCTTCAaccttgagaaaatttttgaagccaaatttttttatgcttcttacttttaactaaaaaagcttTGGCCTCGGATTCATGACTCATTAgataatcaaacacagaacacaagaagtcatcatcaaatcctCCTCCACCGACATCACTTGTTCGTAAAGCTATGGTGTGTTATCCGCAGTAAATTGTTCCAAAGcactagcaattttgccaagttgttcacccacaaatttaatttgttcatcaacgacactttcttgaacattttttattttacgtttGGATGTGCCAGATGAAGATACATTTGTTCTTACCTCTTCAGCCTCTTCATTGTCGCAGTCTACAAGCACTGAATCTTGGTTACCATCATCCAAATCTATGTCAGCAAATATTCTGGCAAAACTCCctgttgccatatctttgccaacaaccaaattcatttcatcataatgataaatgcttttattaaaaaatggttcATACTGCTTGTGTGCCTGTtggatattatacacaattagaataacaagtaaaaaccaattgaaatatacttaacatatatatacatatattaccatcaCTGCTGCATCATATGTCGCTctatcacatgtgatcattttcatgttatcatcccatccaaaaccactttcacCTCGAATTTTGCATATAATTTGCCACTGGTTTTTTACAgtcctcaaatgattttccacATGCTTCGCATCACATTGGACTTTAAATCTTTCAGAAATAGCTTCGACAACTCGATTAATAGAAACTGCTTTGAAAGTATTAGAAGGCTTATTTCCTTTCTGGGCCTCCTCTGctagaatttcaagaaaaacatgTTCCATCGGTTTTGTCCACCTAAATTGATTGGACGTCCCTTCTTTGTTGCCCTTACCCATTCTACATTAATAATTGTCATTGCCAATtatttcaatatccaacaagcttaaaacataataaattcaatatctaacaagcttaaaacataatcaatatctaacaaattcaagacataataatttcaaaatccaacaaactaaaatttcaatatcattatccaaccaacattaacaaaaaaaacaattttaatactaaaacatacataacatagaaacaataaccctaagccctaaaccTACCTAATATTTCTAGCCATATAATCAGTCCACATAGTTTGTGCAATTTCGTCTCTCTTAGCAGACCATTCTCttgcttcttctctttcttctcgCTCCGTAAGAGTTGATATTATCAAATCAGACTCAGACTCCTCGTAtaatccttgattaagtaaatcatTAGGATCAACTCCCATTATATGACTATGAATGATACAATAAGGCAAAACTATatctacttgagtttgaaaattccaaaatggttcaGCATCTAATACACGAAACCGTTtcttcaaaatctcaaaaacatgTTCAACAGTGATTCGTAATGATGAATGACGAAGATTAAAGAGTTCATTTGCATTTACAGGCCTTTGAGCactaaactcttttaaatgatatcagACACCACGATATGGGATAATATATCGATTTCGGATGCCATATCCATCATCAGcaagataatatttacctacaattttacaaaacataattaatactaataaattatgagcttactagaactatttggtatttaatgataattattacCTTCCGAAATTCTTAATCCTCCTGGGCGTGAAAGTGCATCACTTAAAATACGAGAATCATGTGCACTACCTTCCCAACCAGCTAGAacataggaaaatttcaaatcaaatgtaatggcAACTAATACATTTTGTTTCATCCCCCCTTTACGGCTACGAAATCTTGAATGCTAGGTGGAACGGGTGCACGAATATGAGTTCCATCTAATGCTccaatacaatatttaaaataaggataaaaccttGGATTGTTTCTGATTTCACTAGGAGTTGACTCATCGGGTAATCTAATAACCAgtttatacaatttcaaaatagctctAAATA of Gossypium raimondii isolate GPD5lz chromosome 3, ASM2569854v1, whole genome shotgun sequence contains these proteins:
- the LOC105797172 gene encoding uncharacterized protein LOC105797172; amino-acid sequence: MGKGNKEGTSNQFRWTKPMEHVFLEILAEEAQKGNKPSNTFKAVSINRVVEAISERFKVQCDAKHVENHLRTVKNQWQIICKIRGESGFGWDDNMKMITCDRATYDAAVMAHKQYEPFFNKSIYHYDEMNLVVGKDMATGSFARIFADIDLDDGNQDSVLVDCDNEEAEEVRTNVSSSGTSKRKIKNVQESVVDEQIKFVGEQLGKIASALEQFTADNTP